The following coding sequences are from one Bos indicus x Bos taurus breed Angus x Brahman F1 hybrid chromosome 5, Bos_hybrid_MaternalHap_v2.0, whole genome shotgun sequence window:
- the CBY1 gene encoding protein chibby homolog 1 isoform X1, producing MEAFWFVQVLKCDAPAQMPSLRLLKMPLFGSTFSPKKTPPRKSASLSNLHNLDRSTREVELGLDYGTPTMNLAGQSLKFENGQWIAETGISGGVDRREAQRLRRRNQQLEEENNLLRLKVDILLDMLSETTAESHLMEKELDELKSVSRRRK from the exons ATGGAAGCATTCTGGTTTGTCCAAGTCCTAAAGTGTGATGCCCCAGCCCAAATGCCATCTCTCAGGCT GCTGAAGATGCCTCTCTTTGGAAGTACGTTTAGTCCGAAGAAGACGCCCCCTCGGAAGTCGGCCTCTCTCTCCAACCTGCATAAT TTGGACCGGTCAACGCGGGAGGTGGAACTGGGCCTTGACTACGGAACCCCCACCATGAACCTGGCCGGGCAGAGCCTGAAGTTTGAAAATGGCCAGTGGATAGCAG AGACGGGGATTAGTGGCGGTGTGGACCGGAGGGAGGCTCAGCGCCTGCGGAGACGGAACCAGCAGCTGGAAGAAGAGAACAACCTCTTGCGGCTGAAGGTGGACATCCTGCTGGACATG CTCTCAGAGACCACTGCTGAATCCCACTTAATGGAGAAAGAGCTGGATGAACTGAAGAGCGTCAGCAGGCGGAGAAAATGA
- the CBY1 gene encoding protein chibby homolog 1 isoform X3, producing MPLFGSTFSPKKTPPRKSASLSNLHNLDRSTREVELGLDYGTPTMNLAGQSLKFENGQWIAETGISGGVDRREAQRLRRRNQQLEEENNLLRLKVDILLDMLSETTAESHLMEKELDELKSVSRRRK from the exons ATGCCTCTCTTTGGAAGTACGTTTAGTCCGAAGAAGACGCCCCCTCGGAAGTCGGCCTCTCTCTCCAACCTGCATAAT TTGGACCGGTCAACGCGGGAGGTGGAACTGGGCCTTGACTACGGAACCCCCACCATGAACCTGGCCGGGCAGAGCCTGAAGTTTGAAAATGGCCAGTGGATAGCAG AGACGGGGATTAGTGGCGGTGTGGACCGGAGGGAGGCTCAGCGCCTGCGGAGACGGAACCAGCAGCTGGAAGAAGAGAACAACCTCTTGCGGCTGAAGGTGGACATCCTGCTGGACATG CTCTCAGAGACCACTGCTGAATCCCACTTAATGGAGAAAGAGCTGGATGAACTGAAGAGCGTCAGCAGGCGGAGAAAATGA
- the CBY1 gene encoding protein chibby homolog 1 isoform X2, protein MEAFWLKMPLFGSTFSPKKTPPRKSASLSNLHNLDRSTREVELGLDYGTPTMNLAGQSLKFENGQWIAETGISGGVDRREAQRLRRRNQQLEEENNLLRLKVDILLDMLSETTAESHLMEKELDELKSVSRRRK, encoded by the exons ATGGAAGCATTCTG GCTGAAGATGCCTCTCTTTGGAAGTACGTTTAGTCCGAAGAAGACGCCCCCTCGGAAGTCGGCCTCTCTCTCCAACCTGCATAAT TTGGACCGGTCAACGCGGGAGGTGGAACTGGGCCTTGACTACGGAACCCCCACCATGAACCTGGCCGGGCAGAGCCTGAAGTTTGAAAATGGCCAGTGGATAGCAG AGACGGGGATTAGTGGCGGTGTGGACCGGAGGGAGGCTCAGCGCCTGCGGAGACGGAACCAGCAGCTGGAAGAAGAGAACAACCTCTTGCGGCTGAAGGTGGACATCCTGCTGGACATG CTCTCAGAGACCACTGCTGAATCCCACTTAATGGAGAAAGAGCTGGATGAACTGAAGAGCGTCAGCAGGCGGAGAAAATGA